GCTGTTTTTCCCATCATAGAAATAAACACAGAACGCACCAGAATGTCTCTGTAACCAATAAACTGTCTGTCTGCCAGCACCAGAGCATCGCACATGTCTTTACTTTAACAAAACACTATCTAACTTTCTATAAAACACAATTAAATCTTCTAAATAGacacaaacttaaaatataagcatgaaaaccatattttaagtaaataaaatactgaaaaatatgtttacacaaatgttttttttttaaataaaacaactaTCAAAATTGATTACCAGAATAAAAACAATGATAAAACAATTATGAAAACTAGGTCATCATGACCTTGAACATATACAAGCAGCTGATCCAACTGAACGATTAAAcacaccatatttatttatttcctaaaatTACTCATAAAAGTTGAGGAGGGCATGGTTCTGGAATACTACAATCTTCTCACAAATAATGTGACCTTCTactaactaaacattattttatttgctGACTTGTTTTAGGTTAAGTGATAATCAAAGAAGCTGTAAAgtatgtacaaattaaaaaaaaaaaaaaaacacacatagaCTTGGCTCTATATTGATGCCAGATGAGGCCATAAGTTTTACtgttatatataaacatataatgaaaaagaaaaattttaaaagttgtgGTTGTTGGAGAATTATTACAGCTCAGTAACAGAGGTACCTAAGCCTAACAACTTATGCACAGCATATCAAATGTTCCATAGTTAACTTCTTATTTTCATGTAAACAGTAATttcattaatgaataaaaaattattttaacacaatTAAAATCAAACCTTAGATATAAGcacttaatacaaaaaaaatcacaaatattattaaaaattacctgACCACTATGACTCTCAGGACAGTTTTCACTGCATGTCAGAAAATGACACATTTAGCTTCAACTCCgcattatttcagaaaatttgagaaaaagcctaaaaaaaataaactttgactTAAATACAAGACTTTAAAGAAGTAACTAAATTTATACTATAACAAAACATGTGAAAaccaatatttaaaacattttttactaatGATGTAATGACTATAAATTTGTATGTTTACACTAGAGAGTGCAGGATAGAACCATCCCTACATTGTACTAGCTAGTATGCAAGCCCTTGTATACTAGTTTCAAGCATACTTAGTGGCCAGTCACACCAGTTTGCTATGAATCAAGGAGCATAAATAAGTCTTCTTCCATTAGGCTTGTcagcattaaaataaaaagatgttaacTAGGTCCTCTTTAAAAAGAACTAGACATGCAAGGTAACTTtcattgcataattttatatgttaCTGCTATTTGAAACTATATTTCCAACTAAGTAATGAGATGTTCAAGATACTTACAGGTTTTTAGCCAGTTATGCATTGGAATGTTCCAGTACACGACGACCTGGACCAAAGAGCGAGGAATTTCAATATAGAGAGGTCGAGCAACTGGTAAGGTCCATGACGATTCACCGTTATTCCCAAGTCCTGACATAATTGCTGATGCTTCTGACAGAAAAGATACAAAATAATGACTTGTCCTGAATGACAGTGCATCTCTGTATGCAATCCACCACCTGTCACATAAAACAAATGGAAACTGTGTAAATGTTAATGattaacataattatatatttaaaacatggcTAAAAAGGAACCATTTTATTTAGTAGTAGTAAATTACACCATAAATGTTGACTACATGGATAAACACACAACTAAATAGATAAAGaattaatattaatgtatttaCCATATAAAACtttcagacaaaaaattttttgcaaaCATTAATTATATAGATTATAACAAGCAATCAAAAAGAAAATCAAATGTTTACAAGATATGAAGTATAACTCTTTTCATAGTTATAATGTTGTTAGTTAAGTGCATATTTATAACtccatatttatgttttttttagttatgttttCTTGGCAGAGGGGGCAGTTATAAATTTTGTGCATACATGCATGCATGAAGCCACCAGTAAAGAACCTTGCACACATTTTGACATATCGTGGGCAGCAAGAATTTGGACCTTTTTTAGGAATACAGACATACAATTagttaagaaaatttaattgtatgtagtacttacacttaaaaaaaagttcaatataATCTTTGCATAGTGAGACATTCTTACCTCCACAATGTATTTGGTAAAAGCCAATCCACCCAGCATGATGATAATGATATGAAAATAAATGCAGCTAATGTATTCACAAAGACTTTCCACAGCCATCTTGTATCCTATTAGAAATAtatgaaacaaaacatttttagaaaaactttcttaacaaaatagaacaaacctaaaaaaattaataacaatcaaaacaccaaaaactacaaaaattaagttattaCCTGAACAgtcaaaaatttgccaaaaaaaaaaaaaagtaacatgggGCTTGTTGTTAACTATACGTTAACTTCATGTCAACATTTGTATTTAATAGTTAACTCAGTTCACATTGAAGTTAAGAATACTACGTTTTAAATATTGTAGTTATGGAAAACTACAAAACATATTTGAGTCCTGTACAAGGCATTAATAAGTCAAGTgcaaatttaatgttaatttaatgtaaattgtGTGTTACAAAAACCTTCAGCACAAGATCTGGCACACTTGGTGGATGTGCCTGATGAATGAtccaataatttcatttaatgaaatgaaatgataTTGGCTATTTTTGATTATACCCAGCAGTTTAACCAGCATGTCACTGCTATCAATAGTATGAATGTAAATTCtgttatagaataaataaaataataaatgtgtagGTGATAGCGTGAAATAGTAATATTATTTAGCCTTCAGATGATGTAAGCACTCTATAGTATGATTAATTGCAAACAGACTTAAAGTAACGCATAAATTCAAGGTTGGCACTCGCTATCACATTTGGTATAACAAACCATGCATGTTATCTTACTTCTAGTCAATAAGAAAACAAATTCACTATATTCAAATTAACTCCTTGCCTTACATATGAATTTATAACATCAGAAAGTTATTAAACATTCAATGTTTGAGGCTTAGGATAATAACTTTTATGTATAATTGTACAATATTCATTAggtttttcacataaaatttatGGTACGAAGTGAGAAAACCTCAGTACTACGATACAAGCCAGTAAGTTATGATGCAAGTGATAGGAATCTGTTTCTGCAAATATTGAACATACACAACACAAGTCATCAGCTACTATCTACTAAATTACGGCAGAGATGAACTTCAGCATCGTCTGGACCTCTGGTTCGTCCTCTTGATGGCTGGAACATCGATGGAGAACTGAAAACGCTAACTACGGCTATGAGATGTGTTACTGGAACGAAGATAAATTCGCGATTTCCATGGCATCTGAAAATCCTATAGTTCGGAAAGAGCTCACCAACGTCGACCTCTTGGAAATAGGCTCTACTCATCTCGTCGTGTTGCACTATTCAACGATTGCGGAACATCGTAAGTCTCTAAATCTGATGCATAAAAATCAGATATTCCTAATCCTTGAACTTCCTGAAGAGCTATAACTATTGATACGGTCAATGTGAATCTTCATGTCTTTCGCACGGGCTCCAAGGATTCGGAATGCCGTTCACACAAAGAAACGTCTGGCTTTCTTAATGGCTTACTTCCATTCCTTCACTATTCTTAAATCAAAAATTCTCTAACTTAGCTTGTTGTGACAACCAAGGAACAAGGAAGCTCGCTACATGAGCATGACATTGAATACtgcgaaaataaaaacaaattttttttgtcctaccAGATTCAGGATCAAGATGGCTGTAATGAGACTGGCACTATCTGGAGCTCGCAGGGTTTCCACATTCTTACTCTATACAATTTCCCGGAGCATTCCGTTTCCCATGTTGACCAAACAAATTTTTCCCATCTCTTTTCATAGTTTTGtaagataacataaatatattgtaCTAAAAATACTTATCAAAACATGTTTCGACCACATCTAACATGTCAAACTGACGTAAAATATTTTCTCCATACACAGTTTGCACTGTTATCATTTCCATTAATGCTATTCAACCAATGCTGTCAGTCTGTAATATGAAACCATTATATTTGTCAAACTTTGAACAATGCATTATAATTGTGACCAGAATGACTGCATTATGATTGTGACCAGAATGACTATCAACCATTTTTGATCATGCTTCaaatcattaaatcaataaacattTGATTCATTGGTTGTTGAtcttacatttaattaataatgataacACATGGGTTTTCAACCACACatgaatttatgattaaaatacgGACAGgttttaaaacatgaaataaataaacagtgtTAAAAAATTACGTCTCCAGTTAGGTAACTATTATTACAGGGTGAACTCTACCTGGAATTCTAAATTCGTGGTTATTTCCGGGTTTTCAAGGATCTGAATTTACAAATTCCACGTTTTGCtttccattatttaaaaacaagttccactaaaaaaaagttgggatatttaattaaattaacaagCAAATTTATTAATTGATGTCATGCATATATTACATTCAAAACAACCACAAGCATTTCTCTCTTGTTTTTAATCTCTTAGGAACACTTCTTGTCACTATGCATACTCATATAAGATATTCCAAGAAAACATTAGGAGTAAAACAAGCAGCTAActttcttttgtaaaaaaaataatatatatttaagagttaaaatttttaagtatattttgggACATAACTACTTTTACATCTGATAAGCTCAATTTCatgcaaaatgattttaaaaGCTAGTTTTAAAGCATCCATATTTTCTCACAGATATCTTAATTTTACAATTCACATTACAAAATTCAGTCATTCACTTTGAGGGAATAGAATCTTCATCTATGTACGATTTATGTACACACAATAGCGTTTAAAGAAAATGATTTTCTAGTAAATTACAAGTTCACAAAACTACTAATACATTTAGACACCTTTTATGTACTCATATAAATTGTTACGAATGCAGACAACACAGCAACACGCACCAGGTTCGAAGCTGGCTAgcagccctgcacggccactggtgtcacgcgccgtgtcacgtgccatCCACTGACATAAGGCATGCCATGCATGCCTGCCCGGACTACAAATGTCATTGCTAACCCCCCCCTCCCGAACATCATCATTCCTtagcgctgttatctatcgctgagcggccttgggaattccgcgggccgctgcGCGGAGTGCGTGAATGAatgccgcctttctggacttttcgggcgtcgaaTCAGCCCAGGATAACGAAACtcatcacagctgctctcgtcagttCTGGAAAGACAACCCACTAGTATTGAATGACGATGCAGGCCTTCGTGGGAGTTCCAAGCGAGTTCCCAGAGTTCCGCCAGTGAAAGGAAGTGCGAAATCGGCGAAGCGGGTGAGAGATCCCtcaagagtggcgcgacgcggagcaaCGGGATAGAGAGAGTGcaaccgagtggcgcgagactgtgtgtgtggacaggagcaaaggggcgaaccactgttgagtctagctccggtgaggagtgcaaactgtggaacttgacaagacattgagtgacttgcaaataaacatttttaagggcCAATGAtaggtgatcagacatttttacgtacaattatttattagtaatgtaaatattagtagttaTTAAAACTGTAACAAAACTTGATTGGGCTATCTGCTTTGAACCCAGTTATCTCCACATAggtcgtaactatatatatatatatatatcttctatCTCTTTCTTAGCTTCACAAAGCAGTTTACCTTTTTTGTCTTTAAATCCTCATCTCTCTAGCACTTCATTTCTTTTCTCTTGCTGCATTGCATTTTACTGcaatcagtctttttttttttccttttttctccATGCTATCCACATAAGCATGAGCAATTCATTCTGCTTGCAGCAAAGGATTTGTGATTTTAACTGCTTGAACTCAACCTGCTTTCATCACTGCATCATACCCTTCTCTCACTAGTTTAGTTTCTTCCATGTTCAAAATAATTTCTTCTGCAGTAGAGCCTCCAGTCTTTGACGTTACAAATCAAAGTACAGTAAACTCACGATTAACCGTGTTAGTTGGGACCTACCAAGGCCCCAATAATTAACGTTTAAGGGCCACCCTTGAATTTGGAACGCTCCAGATATttgtcttcagtagaattctgagcACAAGTAAAGTCTTAATCCGGCACTGTGTTGCCCTGCAGTTTTTCTCTGTCTGCTGAAAAGGCAGCAGTTACCCACTccatttctctttctctctcttgatctctctctttctcttttgcTCGCTCTCCTCCCCCCAACTGACcctttcttgtattttttttttttttacccctcggCAGCAAGTTATTCTTCCTTCTCAGTTCCTTGTCCTTTTCATAAAACTAGCAGCAGGGAAACTTGTGCCATGCTGGAGTAATATATCAGTAGTACTTCAATGCACCAATTCTCAGAGGATTGATTTTCACAGACTAAACAAGGGAAAAATTCCTTAAATGAAAGATGGATACACCAATAGAAGCACATCTTGCAGAGCCGTAGCTGCAGTGTTCGTCATGAAAtgttgcaattaaaatcatgGGAAATAAATAGCAAAAGAAAACTATATTGTTGGTGCTATGAAAACCTGTTGTTGCTCGTTCACAGTAATTTACAATGGCCGAAGAGGGGAAGTTAACTCAACACTGTTCAAGATAATACCATGCAAACAGCGCACATACCAATTCTGGCTAGCTTTTTTCCTTGCCCGGTGTACCTTCCTCCAGCCGAATGCCCGCCAGTCATGTCACTTGTCGGAAGCCTGCCCAGCCAATGGGCGGGCAGAAAGTAGCATAGAAACCAGATGGAGACTGGAGACATGAAGCAGTGTCAGGGCATCCCCCTTGGGGTTTGaagtgtgacaaatgtgacaAGTGAGAGGGTGGAAGATAAGAAGGGTCGGACCAAAGGACCAAACCACTGGCAGAACTGCCCGAGAGatgctatctttttttttacagcttcagaatACAACAAACTTATAATTACACTAAATCTAGGCAtagataacccgaaaaccggataatctaATCCCCAATAATTGAAAGTTAACTGTAATAGTTTTTGGTTTAGTCTTCTGTTTATTATTACCAGCGGTGATAATCTTTAGatgtaaaaggaaaaaaaatcaacaggagagaagagagggaaaaaaataaattgagtAGAGACTTCCTCCTGATGAACGCTGCTGGCAACCCATTGTGTTATAATAAAACGTGTCACATATCTCTCATCGGCTGCCAAGATTCACTCAACAATGGTATAAGTGACACAGTTCGTAGGCACGACGAGCATattttcaactaagctctttTCAACTTGCTAGACAAACAAATAATCCAATGGCATTCAAAAATTAACGAGATTCTCAAGGTTTTCTAGGCACTACAAAAATTTTCAGCTAATTCAAGGTTTCCCGATTTTTACAGTAAGGTGGCCACCCTGAATTTtaatttccctgtgttttccaggtCATGACACATTTTCGATTGCCTAAGTTTTCCCTGTCTGCCCCATGCAAGACACAGGCGTGTCGTTTTGCACAGCCTGGAAACTGAGCGAGGCAGAAATGTGTTTGGCGAGGGAATGCATCCTTAATCTACCGACCCACCTTACCTTCAACAAACCTTACATATTTTCTTTGGGTTGGGTGAAAACTTAAGATTTGACTCTATAGATAGcacagtcagttttttttttttcatccaattTGAACATCAGCTGGGAACATGACcagaattttaaagaatttaagtAAGGAAATTCACATTAGAGGAAGTATTTATCATTAATGCCTCAGCTGTATATTCAATAACgtagaaataaaaaatcaatgTATGTGAGTTGACAATAATAAGGTTTCACCCATACACcagaatttaattataaaaactttCAATCAGCATagaatgttataaatttaaaaacatttttgtaggtgcaccaaaatataaatttttttaagtcataCATAACTCCTGGTAAAATTTTTCTGTAGTGCATACTATCTAATGGGTGGCAATGTGagaataaaacattttcagcCATTAACATACTCAAACTAGTGTCTGAAAATAAATGACTACAACTTTTaggaatttaatataaaaaatcagtAAATAAAAGCCTTAAACTGCACATAAAATCAACATATATAATAAACatggtaattatatttaactcTGTATTTATTATGAACTAGAACAGAGGTCTCCAAAGTACGGCTCCTAGGCCAACACCTGCTCGCCATAGTTTACAATATGTATGTTGGTATGATGAGCTAGCTAGGTCTGGGCCCTTCTGACTTAGTGGAGGAGTCACTGTGACCCTTAGGCTAAAATGTTTGGAGACCTCTGACATAGAAAGTAATAGTTTATTAAAATCAATGAAGCAGATATTTGTTAAAATCTCAGttgtctatttttaaaaaaactttcagaaGAATTGAGTTTTTCCAAGTATACAGTTAAAATTCTCCATGTTGAATGTTTCCTACCTCTttttctcccaaaaaaaaaagccTCATTTTATTATAGTGGCTAGAAATTTAATTACTTAACTGGAAAGTTACATTATTGTAACTCAAAACATAACACTCAATACAATTATGaaataatgaaatataaatacattctcGTACTCTGAAAAACCAAATTCATGCCAAAGTAatagttttaaatattgtatGTAAATTAAATCACTTTACGGACCCAAACTATtggaatttgccaaaaaaaaaaagttttaactgaCCCACTTAGGTTTGTTAAAGGCAGCAACGTAGTCACGATATGGGATCCATGGACCAAATATGGATGTGCCTGCACACAACACGTAGCCCATGAATTCAAGAAAGGAAGGCAAGTGATGAAGCACGCCATAATCAGTGTCGAATGCCAGTGAGATTGCTTTCATGGCCAGCAGCATTTGTGATCCACGCACCTTGTGCCAGTCTGTCTCGCTGATAAGAAACAGCTCACTGAAAAATATACAACCAAAAGTTTTAATACGTATATAAAAATTTACCCTAAAAAAACAAGCtattttatcattaaattatgtGCACATAATTATTTCTGATATCATACCAAActcttttgaaattaatttttcttgaaatttaTTATCTCAAACAAGAGTTTTAATTAATTGCTGTTTGTGATAGAACAATAGTAATTTTAAATTGCATGTCTGGAGATCACCTTTACGTTGATGTGGATGTACCTACATttgagtaaaaaattaaattgaacaaTGCACTGATTTCCAGTGAGAAGTACTATAGAACGTCTCATTCTTAGTtcgcagtacagagtaaatggcataTGCTGTAGCCAGACAGACTGATACCACCCAGCGATTAATAGATACATAAAGATGGCTAACttgtattacaattttaattttgtagaccATCATAGAGTATattatgttttaatgttttataagaTCATTTTGATTATGCACACATTTTGACCATGTTTGTGCAGACTTACATATGTACagttattgaaaatatatatatcta
The DNA window shown above is from Bacillus rossius redtenbacheri isolate Brsri chromosome 2, Brsri_v3, whole genome shotgun sequence and carries:
- the LOC134529451 gene encoding protein-serine O-palmitoleoyltransferase porcupine isoform X4, translating into MQSADYDMFEDADELPMFYDDAFSSESNSWDEDELVQGFDIRELFELCVKPTSMDAFDHIGILLMWCLIFRLATQTVKIPDAVCHMTSAVTGVMALHYFFSLMTTVIIAFAVVAYVCLYLVSMYLKKNRGPIMGIISVAFLFVCELFLISETDWHKVRGSQMLLAMKAISLAFDTDYGVLHHLPSFLEFMGYVLCAGTSIFGPWIPYRDYVAAFNKPKWDTRWLWKVFVNTLAAFIFISLSSCWVDWLLPNTLWRWWIAYRDALSFRTSHYFVSFLSEASAIMSGLGNNGESSWTLPVARPLYIEIPRSLVQVVVYWNIPMHNWLKTCFFSNFLK
- the LOC134529451 gene encoding protein-serine O-palmitoleoyltransferase porcupine isoform X5, with amino-acid sequence MQSADYDMFEDADELPMFYDDAFSSESNSWDEDELVQGFDIRELFELCVKPTSMDAFDHIGILLMWCLIFRLATQTVKIPDAVCHMTSAVTGVMALHYFFSLMTTVIIAFAVVAYVCLYLVSMYLKKNRGPIMGIISVAFLFVCELFLISETDWHKVRGSQMLLAMKAISLAFDTDYGVLHHLPSFLEFMGYVLCAGTSIFGPWIPYRDYVAAFNKPKWDTRWLWKVFVNTLAAFIFISLSSCWVDWLLPNTLWRWWIAYRDALSFRTSHYFVSFLSEASAIMSGLGNNGESSWTLPVARPLYIEIPRSLVQVVVYWNIPMHNWLKT